tgctagtgagtgtcagtgtgtgtgtctgctagtgagtgtcagtgtgtgtgtctgctagtgagtgtcagtgtgtgtgtctgctagtgagtgtcagtgtgtgtctgctagtgagtgtcagtgtgtgtgtctgctagtgagtgtcagtgtgtgtgtctgctagtgagtgtcagtgtgtgtgtctgctagtgagtgtcagtgagtgtgtctgctagtgtcagtgtgtgtctgctagtgagtgtcagtgtgtgtctgctagtgtgtcagtgagtgtgtctgctagtgagtgtcagtgagtgtgttactgcgtgtctcttactgagcgtgtttgtgtgtgtattagtgagtctgtttgatgtctgttagtgagtgtgtgtttgtcagtgagtgtgtatgtatgtctgtcgctgagtgtgtctgtcagtaaatgtgtctgttagctggtgtgtatgcatctgttcgtgagagtgtgtgtgtgtgtcttcagcacttacctttctctagcgccagactcccttggcgctggggatccctccgcctctcagctccgaatgctcttgccgcgcacgcattcaaaccgcccataggaaagcattactcaatgctttcctatggacgttcagtgttttagaatagcggaagctcctctagcggctgtcagtgagacatccactagaggctggattaaccctcggtgaaacatagcagtttctctgaaactgctatgttttcagctgcagggttaaaactagagggacctgacacccagaccacttcattgagctgatgtgatctgggtgtctgtagtggtcctttaagtgtgtgtgcatctgcatgcactggcgtacataccgcggtcgcaggggtcacagccctgcaacccctgcgaccaggtgcccgccaccatgtgttgcggccccggcccgtgcagagtaagcgcgggggaggggggggtgggggcacggatcaatttgcgcactggggccccatgggtcatgtgtacgccactgcacctaccctggtgtctgccacaggctgtgtggagggggcgaggatatgaatgacatcatatccctgctccctgtgtaccacacagcgcggctggcgccctgtgatggggctgggctgcaggacaggactccaaggagccagacagcatgcatccaggggacaagattgaactgatgtaagtatgtatgtatgtctctgtatgtatgtatgtctctgtatgtatctatgtatgtatgtatgtctctgtatgtatgtatgtatgtaggtctctgtatgcctgtatgtctctgtacaaaatgtatgtgtctgtatgtgtccgtatgcctgtatgtctctgtatgtacaaatgtatgtgtctgtatgcctgtatgtctttgtacgtatgtgtctgtatgcctgcatgtctctgtatgcgtgtatatctttgtatgcctgtatgtgtctgtatgcctggatgtctctgtatgtatgatactgtatgtctatgtattaaggaatagtgagtgcgcttacaataaataaaatacagtgttaatcacacctaaaaaatctgaagggcatataacacatttgattacaatgcaataataccaaagtgctatagtgctttaagaaatttacacaatatgtggagtgccaaagtgcatatatgtgcagacaagggatatccaatataaataaaaaaaggactgatatacttgcagagcttctggaacaaataatacacggctctgtaatacaaataatacaacacctagtgcaatatgtttgtacagtgcaaaattaacaataaataaataggtatctcactcacaatggtggagtggttgaagtaccaccccaaactatcaggctccagggaggatcagcccccagtgatcgtgggatccactcagtgtagaaagaacgtgggccaatccggatatgtgtaaaccaagaatttctttattaccaatgcataaaaagatataaaacaccagtctcctgcaacctgctaccgatagtccgagaaagagagagaaggtctataatcagagtgtcctcctcgcagctcaatcctcatggatacacggatacacggtgtaggtgcaaaaacttccggattgttcagatgcaatgcatttctcccctcccacggggctttttcaagcatgcttgaaaaagccccgtgggaggggagaaatgcattgcatctgaacaatccggaagtttttgcacctacaccgtgtatccgtgtatccatgagcagggctgccatcagaaatgttggggcccctgacaaagcacaaggtctgggccccccctcccccgccccctccctcccgggcccgcccacgccctacctagtctgctgacaatgatgcgggactgaatgtggtgtgtatagtggaagtgaataagaatgtgtgtaatggatgtagtgtttgtgtgtattagatactgtttgtgcagtgaatgcagagtgtgtgtttgtgtagcggatgcagtgtgtatagtgaacgcagagtgtgtttgagtagtggatgtagtgtgtgtacagtgatgtagtgtgtgtttgtgtagtggatgtagtgtttgtatgtactagatgaaatgtgtttagtggatgcagtgtcagtagtggatgtagtgtgtgtattagacgcagtgtctgtgtatagtgaatgcagagtgtttcaatttgtggtggatgtagtgtgtgtactgtgaatacaggatgtttgtgtagtggatgctgtgtgtacagttaatgcagagtgtgtgtcagtatagtgaatccagagtgtgtgcatagtttagtgaatgcagagtgtgtgttagtgtgtaatgaatgcagagtgtgtgttagtgtgtagtgaatgcagtgtgtcagtgtaatgaatgtagtgtgtgttagtgcagtgaatgcagagtgtgtgtaaatgtgtagtgaatgcagagtgtgttaatgtgtagtgaatgcagagtgtgtgttaatgtgtagtgaatgcagagagtgtgttagtgtgtagtgaatgcagtgtgtcagtgtaatgaatgtagtgtgtgttagtgcagtgaatgcagagtgtgtgtaaatgtgtagtgaatgcagagtgtgtaaatgtgtagtgaatgcagagtgtgttaatgtgtagtgaatgcagagtgtgtgttaatgtgtagtgaatgcagagtgtgtgttaatgtgtagtgaatgcagagtgtgtgttaatgtgtagtgaatgcagagtgtgtgttaatgtgtagtgaatgcagagtgtgtgttaatgtgtagtgaatgcagagtgtgtgttaatgtgtagtgaatgcagagtgtgtgttaatgtgtagtgaatgcagagtgtgtgttaatgtgtagtgaatgcagagtgtgtgttaatgtgtagtgaatgcagagtgtgtgttaatgtgtagggaatgcagagtgtgtgttaatgtgtagggaatgcagagtgtgtgttaatgtgtagggaatgcagagtgtgtgttaatgtgtagtgaatgcagagggtgtgttagtgtgtagcggatgcagagtgtgtgttagtgtagtgaatgcagagtgttaatgtgtagtgaatgcagagagtgtttgagtagtggatgtagtgtgtgtacagtgatgtagtgtgtgtttgtgtagtgaatgtagtgtttgtatgtactagatgaaatgtgtttagtggatgcagtgtctgtagtggatgtagtgtgtgtattagacacagtgtctgtgtatagtgaatgcagagtgtttcaatttgtggtggatgtagtgtgtgtactgtgaatacaggatgtttgtgtagtggatgctgtgtgtacagttaatgcagagtgtgtgtcagtatagtgaatccagagtgtgtccatagtttagtgaatgcagagtgtgtgttagtgtgtaataaatgcagagtgtgtgttagggtgtagggaatgcagagtgtgtcattgtaatgaatgtagtgtgtgtgtaaatttgtagtgaatgcagagtgtgtgttaatgtgtagtgaatgcagagagtgtgttaatgtgtagtgaatgcagagagtgtgttaatgtgtagtgaatgcagagagtgtgttaatgcgtagtgaatgcagagagtgtgttaatgcgtagtgaatgcagagagtgtgttagtgtagtgaatgcagaaagtgtgttagtgtagtgaatgcagagagtgtgttaatgtgtagtgaatacagagagtgtgttagtgtgtagcggatgcagagtgttaatgtgtagtgaatgcagagagtgtgttagtgtgtagcggatgcagagtgtgtgttagtgtagtgaatgcagagtgtgttaatgtgtagcgaatgcagagagtgtgttagtgtagtgaatacagagagtgtgttagtgtagtgaatacagagagtgtgttagtgtagtgaatacagagagtgtgttagtgtagtgaatgcagagagtgtgttagtgtagtgaatgcagagagtgtgttagtgtagtgaatgcagagagtgtgttagtgtagtgaatgcagagagtgtgttagtgtagtgaatgcagagagtgtgttagtgtagtgaatgcagagagtgtgttaatgtgtagtgaatgcagagagtgtgttagtgtgtagcggatgcagagtgtgtgttagtgtagtgaatgcagagtgttaatgtgtagtgaatgcagagagtgtgttagtgtgtagcggatgcagggtgtgtgttagtgtagtgaatacagagtgtgttaatgtgtagcgaatgcagagtgtgtcagtatagtggatgcagtgagtgtgttagtgtgtagtgtatgcagagtgcatgttgtattagtgaatgcagtgtgtgtattgtattagtgtatgcagtgtgtttgttgtgttagtgtatgcagtatgtatgttgtgttagtgtatgcagtatgtatgttgtgttagtgtatgcagtgtgtgtgttagtgtatgcagtgtgtgttgtattagtgtatgcagtgtgtgttgtgtcagtgtatgcagagtgtgttgtgttggtgtatgcagagtgtgttgtgttggtgtatgcagagtgtgttgtgttggtgtatgcagagtgtgttgtgttggtgtatgcagagtgtgttgtgttggtgtatgcagagtgtgttgtgttggtgtatgcagagtgtgttggtgtatgcagagtgtgttggtgtatgcagagtgtgttgtgttggtttatgcatagtgttttgtgtcagtgtatgcagagtgtgtgttgtgttagtgcatgcagtgtgtgttgtgttagtctatgcagaatgtgttgtgtcagtgtatgcagagtgtgtgtgttgtgttagtgtatgtagtgtgtgtgtgttgtgttagtgtatatagtgtgtgtgtgtgtgttgtgtcagtgtatgcaatgtgtgtgtgtgtgttgtgtcaatgtatgcaatgtgtgtgtgttgtgtcagtgtatgtagtgtgtgtgctgtgtcagtgtatgtagtgtgtgtgtgtgtgttgtgtcagtgtatgtagtgtgtgtgctgtgtcagtgtatgtagtgtgtgtgtgttagtgtatgcagtgtgtgtgtgtgtgttgtgtcagtgtatgcagtgtgtgtgtgtgtgtgtgtgtgtgtgtgtgtgtgtgtgttgtgtcagtgtgtgtgtgttgtgtcagtgtatgcagtgtgtgtgtgttgtgtcagtgtatgctgtgtgtgtgtgttgtgtcagtgtatgcatgtgtgtgttgtgtcagtgtatgcagtgtgtgtgtgttgtgtcagtgtatgcagtgtgtgtgtgttgtgtcagtgtgtgtgtgtgtgtgtgtgtgtgtgtgttgtcagtgtatgcagtgtgtgtgtgtaaatgtgctggggtgtgggggatgggggggggcattttaacataataaaaaaaaaaaaaaaaattaaattgtttctcccccctccctgcttacctgtgtctagggaggggggagattccatccctggtggtccggtggcatggtggggccccccggcttcccagttaccgcagagggggcccaggcagcacacagcctcctctctcctccaataactctcgcgagacccgcggagcgttgccatggcaaccgggtctcgcgagagttattagcagaaacaagaagaagagaagctgtgtgctgcctgggccccctctgcggtaactgggaagccgggggcccggggctgcacacatagatagcgatattcgctatctatgtgtgcagagagggaaagtggggcccaggactgccagagcagtccgggccccccagggccgccgggcccgtgacaactgtgacggttgtcaccccctgatggcggccctgtccatgaggattgagctgcgaggaggacactctgattatagaccttctctctctttctcggactatcggtagcaggttgcaggagactggtgttttatatctttttatgcattggtaataaagaaattcttggtttacacatatccggattggcccacgttctttctacactgagtggatcccacgatcactgggggctgatcctccctggagcctgatagtttggggtggtacttcaaccactccaccattgtgagtgagatacctatttatttattgttaattttgcactgtacaaacatattgcactaggtgttgtattatttgtattacagagccgtgtattatttgttccagaagctctgcaagtatatcagtccttttttaatttatattggatatcccttgtctgcacatatatgcactttggcactccacatattgtgtaaatttcttaaagcactatagcactttggtattattgcattgtaatcaaatgtgttatatgcccttcagattttttaggtgtgattaacactgtattttatttattgtaagcgcactcactattccttattacctatttagcacttaggagatctcaccaggactcccagtgagttgcagctatttgtttcgatttatattgtgtatgctcgctatacatatattttcctccttgtgcgccatttaaccttccgtcgatatgtatgtctatgtatgtatgtatgtatgtgtctgtatgacggtatgcctctgtgtgtatgtctttatatgcctgcatgtctctgtatgcatgtatgtctctgtctgtgtctgtatgtctctgtatgattatttctgaatatgcccaatgtatgacctagacactattttgtgaagttacagtgctgtaaaagagacgtgacaagttcaggtttttaagtgtgaatattCATATATGGTTTTGATGGCTCCGTGTTCCATTCTGGAGCACTTCAGCAAAcaacatattccaactacaccataaaggtttaccatttcttaaagaagacatcccagggtattttaaaaggcatattttataaTGAGTGCTTTATTGCTTCCAATGTGGAACAAACAAAAGTCAAAAAGGATGTGTGAGGTGTTAGAGGAAACCTGGTCAAACAATTGCCCTCTGAGCCTCTCTCAGATTTTAGTCTTTGTGCTACTGATGTACAATTCTAAAATAAAGATGGTATCGTCAACCTGAATTTCACTGGCGTCCAACTTGTTGACATTTCGCTTTAGGTTCTCAATCTGCTGACGTTCTGGAGCAGTGATCATCTCCTCGATCTCCTGCAGCTGAGTCTCCTCTGCTCCTGTGGCTTGCATGGATGCTAGGATGGCTTCAATCCTCTGAGATTTTTCCAGCAGCCATTTGTTCTCTTTGGTCTCGTACTGTCTCCACTCTATCAGGTTTGCAACGGTCTTGTAACATCTCTGCAACAACATGCAAGCAGAGGACAGCGTGTTCACTGCGTATAAATAGAATGTTCGAGCCGGCGCGTGATCTGGGGTTTTGGGAATTTCCTGTAGGTAAACCAGATTCTCAGACAGCATTTTATAAAGCATGTCCTTTGCCTCCTTGGCTGGGATCATTGCGCAATCTTCCACTTGCTTCTGTTCCAAGTGTTTCTTGCAGAGGAGAAGCCGGAAAATCCGTGCGCATCGAGAACCGAACCTCTCCTGCACAATGGATTGCAAGTTTGAAGTGGCTAGAGAAGCAATTGCCTTGTGAAGATTGATGACAAACATCCCTCCACCGCTGTCCCCAGACAGCCCGACAAACTTCAACGGGTCATCAGCCAAAAGGGTAAGGTACTGGTCCAAGACTTGTTTGGAGATGTTGTATCCTGAGGGCAAAGATCTGAAGATTTCACTGGATGACAGCAGGTGAGTGTAGGCAGCACTGGAAGGTGTGGTGACCTCGCTCATTCTCAACATTGTCCGGACGATTTCACTGCTGGTCTGGTCCATTTTATTGGATATGGCACTGATGACTGCTTGATCTCGGAAGTGCTGATGGAAACGCTCCATTTTAATCTGCCAGTAGATTCCGTCATCTTCGTTGGACTCTGGGCCTATATCTTTATTTTGTCTCTTCCCCTTATTTCCTTCTTCCTCATCATCAGAAGACCGGCGTCTTTTGCCTCTTCCAAGCATGTTTACTTTGGGAATAGTGTACATGTCTTTCTCGTCGATGACCAGCGAGGGTGCTACAGGTCTGCGGCTGTCAGATCCTTTTGTGGATTCCATTTCAGGAAGACCTGGGCACctctgtatgaagtgtgtgtcAGCCAAACTGGAGAATGTCCCAGATACCTCACTGTAATCCACGCTCTTCCCATCTTCCATGGTTTCTGTCAGCCGGTCGGCCACTTTCTTCACCACGGCACTAAATGTCATCTTTCCATTCAGTAGCAGCTCCTCCACAATCAGTTCACCGGTGTCGCCATAAAGAGTCTTTGCTGTGTAAATGTAGCGGGGGTAACGGAGGATCTGCAGTTAGCGGTCGCAGTCCGCAAAATACTCCACAAAGCCACGTTTGTGTATTTGGTAAGACACCAGATTGTGATGGATAAGAACACATAGAGCTTTTTTTACCTGATCCAAAGGAGTGCCTGTGTCATTAGCAATCACTCTCAGAGGCTGGCTGCCAGTACGGATGAGAAAACATCCGACGCGATCCACAATCTCCCCGTAATGCTCCTGCAGCAATAATGAGCACAGTTTGGCCTCTGCTTGAGTCATATTTACCGTTAAACCCTCTGAGTTTCAGGCCTTGGACAGTCACAtcttaaaaggcatattttaaaccttagcgtgagATCATTtttgtggtaataagcattttttctgcctttttgacacacaaagtgagtttgcacagtatattttgcaacccttatgtgtgctatgactgtataatacttcatatgttgctcagctatgtcgtctgagtacagcaatacccccgtatgtacctttgccaggtatatgtggattttgaaggggcacatttgagacacagccattccagtttttttcaaactttaaatttttacgctgtgtccaagtcccattttggagtatttttgcaggctatatattccaactattccataaaggcataccatttttttttttaaagaagacatcctagggtatttcaaaaggcatattttgaaccttagcgtgggaccatttttccgctagcttgtaccaagtgtagtggtagtaagcatttttctgcctttttgacacacaaagtgagtttgtacagtatattttgcaaaccttatgtgtgctatgactgtataatatttcttatgttgctcagctaggtcgtctgagtacagaaatacccccgtatgtacctttgccaggtatatgtggtgtgacagagtgttgggaatggtggtcaggggtgtatatctggcacccagacttttgcacagccactatcctgacatgtgggtaagcacatgcagccccagggaaaagttaaatttaaatgtaggtttttttttctctgttgttatttgggtccctggCATGGAGTATTCGtaagagcagggtgggccgattctccacccactgtcagagtggTTGTGCAGCCCAGGTTTTATAAGGAGTTCTGGCTCACTGCCTAACCGaggtcattagcctcacctgtaggggctgtgagcagctatataactgcagttaaagcagggtggagtgagggaagtgctttgtggagaaagaaggtgctttgtggagaaagaaggtgctttgtggagaaagaaggtgctttgtggagaaagaaggtgctttgtggagaaagaaggtgctttgtggagaaagaaggtgctttgtggagaaagaaggtgctttgtggagaaagaaggtgctttgtggagaaagaaggtgtaaccgtgggcggttcccttatttacctctataatgtcttaaagcatagaacttagcagggctaaccatacagatatcttagccataatgttatatagttagtaagatatcctctatttaacatatgtaaataattgagaatacaatataaaataaggattgtcttggaagcaatagttttgtcttttagatatttattatataaaaatataaatatagacatatcaaacccattatagcagagtttataagatgaaattaaatgcttgcaaatatcattaataggttaacatacccttctgaacatgtcatcatgtcagcctctcagtcattttaagatggagcagcgtctgtctccaagtctctcctctgtttcttaacatttaaaaaatacacttatttataccttaagtgtcgtaattttcgagtcaccatagttcatatatgaaaaagtaacttgtctactttaaatcaatttaggacctcccttaatttggcaaagatacaaggcaataactaaagggtgtatacgtcatggaaattttcctgacttagttcaagatggcatcttaaactaagtcaggaaaatttccatgacgtatacaccctttagttattgccttgtatctttgccaaattaagggaggtcctaaattgatttaaagtagacaagttactttttcatatatgaactatggtgactctaaaatgacgacacttaaggtataaataagtgtattttttaaatgttaagaaacagaggagagacttggagacagacgctgctccatcttaaaatgact
This region of Pelobates fuscus isolate aPelFus1 chromosome 2, aPelFus1.pri, whole genome shotgun sequence genomic DNA includes:
- the LOC134585698 gene encoding DNA-directed RNA polymerase III subunit RPC3-like translates to MTFSAVVKKVADRLTETMEDGKSVDYSEVSGTFSSLADTHFIQRCPGLPEMESTKGSDSRRPVAPSLVIDEKDMYTIPKVNMLGRGKRRRSSDDEEEGNKGKRQNKDIGPESNEDDGIYWQIKMERFHQHFRDQAVISAISNKMDQTSSEIVRTMLRMSEVTTPSSAAYTHLLSSSEIFRSLPSGYNISKQVLDQYLTLLADDPLKFVGLSGDSGGGMFVINLHKAIASLATSNLQSIVQERFGSRCARIFRLLLCKKHLEQKQVEDCAMIPAKEAKDMLYKMLSENLVYLQEIPKTPDHAPARTFYLYAVNTLSSACMLLQRCYKTVANLIEWRQYETKENKWLLEKSQRIEAILASMQATGAEETQLQEIEEMITAPERQQIENLKRNVNKLDASEIQVDDTIFILELYISSTKTKI